In the Calditrichota bacterium genome, one interval contains:
- a CDS encoding PAS domain S-box protein, translated as MPAPPPASSRDAALTLYGSVNAERRVIQVPFRECNHRHLPGHSDGTLILANPALIRMKGYDTLDELSASRLDNRGYMNSEDDAKFLQEIEDHGFVQGFTALWQRKDGGTMTVHESAHRVLDDEGNLLYYEGIAEDITAQYEVERALRSAVAGAS; from the coding sequence CTGCCTGCTCCTCCCCCTGCTTCCTCGCGGGATGCCGCGCTAACCCTCTACGGCAGCGTTAATGCAGAGCGAAGAGTAATTCAAGTCCCTTTTCGAGAATGCAACCATCGGCATCTACCGGGCCACTCGGACGGCACTTTGATCCTTGCCAATCCCGCACTGATCCGAATGAAGGGCTACGATACTCTCGATGAACTATCTGCCTCGCGGTTAGACAACCGTGGCTATATGAACTCAGAGGATGACGCGAAGTTTCTGCAGGAAATCGAAGATCACGGCTTTGTTCAGGGCTTCACCGCCCTTTGGCAGCGCAAGGACGGCGGAACGATGACGGTGCACGAGAGCGCTCACCGGGTCCTCGACGACGAAGGGAACCTGCTCTACTATGAGGGTATCGCTGAAGACATTACGGCACAGTACGAGGTTGAGCGGGCACTGCGATCTGCTGTCGCTGGCGCTTCCTGA